One genomic window of Anaerolineae bacterium includes the following:
- a CDS encoding HEAT repeat domain-containing protein, whose product MFIENLIANLNNPQSAVRLDIIRVLGMVEETQALDPLRERYRQETDPTLKETVLWAGRRIYAARQNGFSTLEAIFQHFGVYHELERLEQEGEADLLKRLDDNLRLEMMRRQRDASQKKTNLAVAAGLAGAVVGGMGTTLMTSMLQAGAEVASSNLEPRPAIGSSRAPALKPTDTDISRWVRRLREGEDTAIRRTAAQELFTLNNPAALPHLACAFLADPAPEVRQAAERFGKFLYWNTVYWEMEQDGSLATEIARRRAAKASIAPSPTPTASPVQPVAPPPQEDVVEILRRAEEARRRRLEKRGK is encoded by the coding sequence ATGTTCATCGAAAACCTTATCGCCAACCTCAATAATCCGCAGTCAGCAGTCCGCCTGGACATTATCCGCGTGCTCGGCATGGTGGAAGAGACGCAGGCGCTCGATCCACTGCGCGAGCGCTACCGTCAGGAGACCGATCCCACTCTCAAGGAGACGGTGCTCTGGGCTGGCCGCCGTATCTACGCGGCCCGGCAAAATGGCTTCAGCACACTGGAGGCCATCTTCCAGCATTTCGGCGTATACCACGAACTGGAACGCCTGGAGCAGGAAGGCGAGGCTGACCTGCTCAAGAGACTGGATGACAACCTGCGCCTGGAAATGATGCGCCGCCAGCGCGACGCCAGCCAGAAGAAAACCAACCTGGCCGTAGCCGCCGGGCTGGCCGGAGCTGTTGTCGGCGGGATGGGCACGACGCTGATGACCTCCATGTTGCAGGCCGGCGCGGAGGTCGCCTCCTCCAACCTGGAACCGCGCCCTGCCATTGGCTCCAGCCGCGCACCGGCGCTCAAACCCACCGATACAGATATCTCCCGCTGGGTCAGGCGGCTGCGCGAAGGCGAGGATACCGCTATCCGCAGGACAGCAGCGCAGGAACTGTTCACCCTCAACAATCCGGCGGCCCTCCCCCACCTGGCCTGCGCCTTCCTGGCCGATCCTGCACCGGAAGTGCGCCAGGCCGCTGAACGTTTCGGCAAGTTCCTGTACTGGAACACCGTGTACTGGGAGATGGAACAGGACGGTTCGCTGGCAACGGAGATCGCCCGGCGTCGGGCCGCAAAGGCAAGCATCGCCCCCTCGCCCACGCCGACGGCGTCTCCGGTGCAGCCTGTCGCTCCGCCGCCCCAGGAAGATGTCGTTGAGATTCTGCGCCGCGCCGAAGAAGCTCGTCGTCGCCGTCTGGAAAAGCGCGGCAAATAG